A window of Phyllopteryx taeniolatus isolate TA_2022b chromosome 19, UOR_Ptae_1.2, whole genome shotgun sequence contains these coding sequences:
- the arf2b gene encoding ADP-ribosylation factor 2b codes for MGNMFATLFKGLFGKKEMRILMVGLDAAGKTTILYKLKLGEIVTTIPTIGFNVETVEYKNISFTVWDVGGQDKIRPLWRHYFQNTQGLIFVVDSNDRERVNEAREELSRMLSEDELREAVLLVFANKQDLPNAMNAAEITDKLGLHSLRQRSWYIQATCATSGDGLYEGLDWLSNQLKNQK; via the exons ATGGGGAATATGTTCGCTACCCTTTTTAAGGGCCTGTTTGGCAAGAAAGAGATGAGGATCCTAATGGTGGGCCTGGACGCCGCCGGGAAGACCACCATCCTTTATAAACTCAAGCTCGGAGAAATAGTCACCACCATTCCCACCATCG GTTTTAATGTCGAGACGGTAGAGTACAAGAACATCAGCTTCACCGTGTGGGACGTGGGCGGTCAGGACAAAATCCGCCCGCTGTGGCGCCACTACTTCCAGAACACTCAAG GTCTCATCTTCGTGGTGGACAGCAACGACCGGGAGCGCGTGAACGAGGCCCGGGAGGAACTCTCTCGAATGCTGTCGGAGGACGAGCTCCGAGAAGCCGTTCTTCTGGTCTTCGCAAACAAGCAG GACCTCCCGAACGCCATGAACGCCGCCGAGATCACGGACAAGCTGGGCCTGCACTCGCTGCGCCAACGCAGCTGGTACATCCAGGCCACGTGCGCCACCAGCGGCGATGGCCTCTACGAGGGCCTCGATTGGCTGTCCAACCAGCTCAAGAACCAGAAATGA
- the grb7 gene encoding growth factor receptor-bound protein 7: MSQNKKSLDDDVDDVTWAEVSRSQPIIIAAVRREASVSRNVRSELFSASALSIPDPFPELCGPAGSPVAVATLSPPSGDKHLLKVFAEGEHGRSLYVSSVATAMEVCRTLVTTARCGERENWALMEVHPGLGLERCLEDHEAVPEVQAGWAPKADTRLVFCKNYAKYEFFRKPALFFPDAMISDSADGGKQMTSQQLVQDLVRSGSCPEIRGFLHMKDSARKSWKRAYFFLRRSGLYCSSKGASEEPRHLRYMADLRDLHVYDVVDARKLYAAPQHFCFAVTPSGSPVRLQHLKMFCADSQQTRTCWTSAFRLFKYGKQLQSNFQQSTWTRRSLTDGKAKSEASLAVMDFSGKSGGRVVDDPTEAECTECRGGRAWRRLEVLHRSPPDSSSASGPAPLHAGQLWFHDGVSRKQARRLLEKRGLVDGMFLIRTSQQHARCFVLSLCFELKTKHFLVITCEDGGRTFVTMDDGATLFADILQLVDFHRVNKGILPVCLKHPCPCVAL, translated from the exons atgtcacaaaacaagaaaagttTAGACGACGATGTGGATGACGTCACCTGGGCGGAAGTCAGCCGCTCGCAGCCAATCATCATCGCCGCCGTCAGGCGCGAGGCGTCCGTCAGCAG GAACGTACGAAGCGAACTTTTCTCGGCGTCCGCGCTGTCCATCCCCGACCCCTTCCCGGAACTCTGCGGTCCCGCCGGGTCGCCCGTTGCCGTGGCGACGCTCTCACCGCCATCTGGCGACAAACAC CTGCTGAAGGTTTTCGCCGAGGGCGAGCACGGCCGCTCGCTTTACGTGAGCTCCGTCGCCACGGCGATGGAGGTTTGCCGCACGCTGGTGACGACGGCGCGGTGCGGCGAGCGGGAGAACTGGGCCCTCATGGAGGTCCATCCCGGCCTCGGCCTCG AAAGGTGCCTAGAGGATCACGAGGCTGTGCCGGAGGTTCAGGCCGGCTGGGCGCCGAAGGCCGACACGCGTCTCGTCTTCTGCAAGAACTACGCCAAGTATGAGTTCTTTCGCAAGCCCGCG cTCTTCTTCCCAGATGCCATGATCTCCGACAGCGCAGACGGCGGCAAGCAGATGACATCGCAACAACTCGTACAG GACCTGGTCCGGTCGGGCTCGTGTCCCGAGATCCGAGGTTTCCTGCACATGAAGGATTCCGCGCGCAAGTCGTGGAAGCGCGCTTACTTCTTCCTGCGCCGTTCGGGTCTTTACTGCTCGTCCAAGGGCGCGTCCGAGGAACCGCGACACCTGCGGTACATGGCAGACCTCCGCGACCTTCACGTCTACGACGTGGTCGACGCGCGCAAACTCTACGCCGCGCCGCAACACTTCTGCTTCGCCGTCACG CCTTCAGGAAGTCCGGTCCGCCTTCAGCACCTGAAGATGTTTTGCGCCGACAGCCAGCAGACCAGAACCTGCTGGACCTCGGCCTTCAGATTGTTTAAG TATGGGAAGCAGCTGCAGTCTAACTTCCAACAGTCCACGTGGACACGGCGAAGCCTGACGGACGGCAAA GCCAAGTCGGAGGCCAGCCTGGCGGTGATGGACTTTTCCGGAAAGTCCGGCGGTCGCGTCGTTGACGACCCGACAGAGGCCGAGTGCACCGAGTGCCGCGGAGGGCGAGCCTGGCGG CGTCTGGAAGTTCTGCACCGCAGCCCGCCCGACTCGAGCTCGGCCTCGGGACCGGCCC CGCTCCACGCTGGCCAGCTGTGGTTCCATGACGGCGTATCGCGGAAGCAAGCGCGGCGGCTGCTGGAGAAACGAGGCCTCGTCGACGG GATGTTCCTGATCCGTACGAGCCAGCAGCACGCTCGTTGCTTCGTGTTGTCGTTGTGCTTCGAGCTGAAGACCAAACACTTCCTGGTCATTACT TGCGAGGACGGCGGGCGGACGTTCGTGACGATGGATGACGGCGCCACGCTCTTCGCGGACATTCTGCAGCTGGTGGACTTCCACCGGGTCAACAAGGGCATCCTGCCCGTCTGCCTCAAACACCCGTGCCCGTGCGTGGCGCTATGA